In Panulirus ornatus isolate Po-2019 chromosome 13, ASM3632096v1, whole genome shotgun sequence, the genomic window ACATTTGGTGCTGGAAGTGGAAGATATTTTAAAAGTAAATTCAAGGCTGCATCTGCAGCATCCAAGTGTTCTGGAATGTCTAATGCAGCATGGTCTATCACTTCTACAAAACTGTGTCTGACTGTAATGGCTGTAGTTGCAGAAGCAGTGAGTAAAGAAAATAGATGGGTCTGTGAACTGGGTCTTGCAGCAGAACAGGCTAAAAGTCGACATGCTAAGGCAGCATGGTTAGGTAGATCTTGATGATGGCCCACAAGACGCACTACATTTAGAAGATGATCACTAACTCCTGTATGGACATTGATTCCCATAAGCAAGCGCTCCACACCAAGCACTACTTCTGGGTTGGTTGATGTCCCAAGAACCAAGTGCTGCTGTTCCTGTGCAGCCAGTAATAATTGCAGTACTAACAACAGACTGGCATGAAGATCCTTCTGACCTGATACATCCTTATATTGTTCTAATATTTGAACCCCATCATGTAATACTGACAGAACTTGTTTCTGAAGCTGGGACTCCTGTACCAAATCCAAAAGGATTGAGTGACCTGGAGGCGGTCCAGCTCTTTGATCAACCAATGCTGGAGTCAGCTGAAGCTGTTCTGTTAATAACTGGTGAAGAAGTTCTAAGCAGCCATGAGCTACGGCCCAACGTTCACCTGCATCACGATAAGCACGAGAATCATGACGCAAGAATATTCTGTCTCTCACCATATCAAGGTATGGACGAAACCCTGGCTGTCGAGTGGCAGCACCAAGCATTGGAGGAATACCAGCACGAACCAAAGTGCTCAGTAATTTGAGAACTGCTCGAGTTAAGGGAAACTCCTCCCTACTACTTTCTACTTCTTCAATGTCAACAAGTAAACCTCGTGGTTGGTATCCTGCTACACCTTCCTGAATGGGAATCAGTCCACCTCCTTCAACTAACTCCCATACTCTTTGAGCTAATGCTGGGGTTCGACTAAATGACGCAAGAGTATTTACAAGTTCTACCTTGAGCATCAAAGGCACTGCACACGTTAACAAGCCAGTGCACACATAAAGTGGTGCCCAATCAGCATTGTCGCACAGTGCAACACGTGACAACTCATCCTTCTGAGCTACCATAGTAAGTAACTGTAACACTGCTGAAAGCCCCTGTACTTCTTGAGGGGTGATACCTCGTGGTGTTCCACGTGCTCGGTACATGGTATCCATTGCTCCAGGCTCTTCACTTCTCAGATTGTTGTAATACTGGGTTAATGCTGTCATAAAATGCTCCCAAGCCAAATTACTACCCTGGGAGAGTGGCTGGCTATTCATTCTTAAGAAGTTATAAACATAATGTGCAGATCGTGGAGTTGTGGCTAAGCTTGTAAGAAGGTTTACATATGGTACAAACAAAGAAGGAGGCAAAAAATCTCCAGGAAGTCGTACAAATTTGAATAAAGCCATCTGACGAGTTCCTTGACCACGATACTGAAGAGTTGCCGTGGGAAGGATTTCACTCGGACACCAATAATCCTCCACTAACTCACCACACTGTCCATCTTGATATAAAGCTGCCAAACAAGTCAGAAGCTCTTCAAATGGTTGATCTAAATTCGTTGGAGGCTGCAGACTCTCTCTCAGATTTGCTGTGATCAGTCTTGAGTTTTCATCTGCTCTGTTCTTCATGGCCTTCACCCGCTCAGGAACATTGATAATGAAATCAGAGAGGACTGCATGAAGACGCTGGCAGTAAAAAGTGTCAAGTGGAGTGTTTTTCTTGGACAGTATGGAATTCTGGATGAATGAGAATACCTTTCCCTTCAATGCATCATCTAAAACGGAGTCCTCTTGCTCTAATATTGCATCAATATCTGCTAGCTGAGTAGCAACAGCAATTTGCCTGAGATTAGCAAGACTGACAGTCCATGCTAACTGTACTATAGCTTTTAATCCTGGTGTTTCCCAAGCTTGATCTGATCTTACCTCACGGTGAATTTCTTGTACAAAAGTTCTGTCACTTGTTATTGGGAACTGAGTTAGAGCTTCTGTCATATCTTCAGATGTCAACAGGTGTCCAGCCTCTAAACTGTACAAAAGAGCCATGAGCAGAGCCATGTTCACTGGATCTAGAGACCCATCACCAGTCTCTGTCAACTTCACTTTAGATATATGTGCTAAGAGACGTCGGCATTCatctttttttaaaggggtttgTGCAGCCCAGCAAAAGAGTGTATCTGCCAGCAAACTACGTACTGCTAGAAATTTATCTAACACCATTTTCCTGTGCTTAGCATCTCCTAAAGCACGATTCTGTTGAAGAAGTTCTATTTCCTTAGTAATATCCATTGATGTAATTAGTTCTAGAATCCTATCAACCAGACTAATGTTAAGAATAGGTTCGAGATACCTGGTAATACTCTGTGACAGTTCTTCATTATCAGGGAGTAAAACCCAAGAAATTCCCTGGCGAGCCTGAACCAAGGTCTTCAGAGCATGAGCCAAGTTTACTCGACTGTCATAATAAAACAAAATTGCAATTAACCCCCTAGGAACTCCAGGGTAGAGTGTGGATTCCTCTTCAGCTGACTGCAAGAGAGACATTGCCGATGTCTCGCTCATGTTGAACATATCAGATATGATGACAGCCTCTTTAACAAATGCTTCAGACAATTTGGTTGGAGCTGCATGACCTGGCAAAGTAACCAGCTCAGTGACAGAGCGCTGTAGTGTTGACCTGTAATGTATAAACATTTCAAACAATTATCAGTGAAAACACACTGCAATATAAAAATTCATCTGTTAAACTATTTACATTTAAGCCATTTCCTATTACCAAGCCTACTTGTTAGGCAAGTTACAAACAAACTATTCATAAATAATTTGTCATGGCCCAACTCCATTCCTTCCATTACTGGCAACTTGACAGTAATATTCAAATGAAGCATATGCCACATGAACGGGAAAGGAACATAAACGATGGCAAGTGGACACAGGAATGGAATGACTGTGGCATAAAGAGTTGCCTTACTGTATAACAACTAAATAACAGGAAACATTGTACCAGATAGATTAGAGCAAATACAAAAAAATTCATCCAAAGCAAGTGAAGTAAACCATTAAGGTGAGTAGATAAGAGATTAGGAGGAACTTATTACTCAGAGAGGACCTTAATTAATGACCCATGTTCAAACACATACTGCTGAACAATAACATTGTTGCTAGGTACAAGGTTTGAAGTAAAAAATATCACTAACATTTGGGATTTGTTACTTCAAATTGTTACATTCACAATTCACAACCTATCAATGGAGGAATGAGAACAGAAACATTAATTTCAGAACCAAAAGTTACATTCAAAACTGAATTTGCCCTTTTTAAAAGCCTGAATTTACGTGGGCATCTGCTAGCAGTCATCATGACCttgcaataaataaataaacctaATTTCATTTTAGAAGTTGTAGTTCCATCCTAGCCATACATTCTATCTCAccaatgataatactactaaccTTTCATTAGCATTCTTTTGTGGGTTACGCAGGAGAGAGATAAATGTGCTGCGGTGTCGCTGCAAAGCCAGCTCTAGATCATGTCCTGCTTCTAGTGCCTCTGGTGTGCCTCCACTTGTGGCACTAGTTTCTACCGCTCGCTGCACTGCCTGTGCTAGGGCCACCATTGATGCCCACATCCCTTTATCTAAAGAAAGGAGATGACTTAAAACCAGGTACCTAGGTGGAACTGAATAAAAGAAATCAATATATCATAAACTTTCTGTCCACTGAAACCATGATGTGAATCACCTGTCATGTCTCAAACCAAGCTGGGAGTTTGAAGGGCACCATGATGTGTTTGCAAATATTTAACAACAAATGCTAATAAAAATATCAGGTTTAGTAGCTATCTGAAAAGGTTATACAAAAAACTTTGCAGAGTCTGCCTTAACATTTTCAAACATTATATACTCTTGAGATAGTATaacaaaaatttaatgatgcacTGAAACATTGAAGCTGATTTTCTTTTGAAGTAAATTAAACACAAACTTTGAAGGGATATCAGGAAAATTTGTGAAAATCTTTAGTACATGCCCTAGTTCCAAAGTAATAATAAATAACTTTCAGAAATTAGAAAAATTAAATTGCCTATtacaaaaatacacaaataaaagTAAAACATATCCAAAAATCAAATACTGGACAATGGCAACAAAGAACAGAAAAAAGTTCCAAAAAAGTCTTTCTTTCTGTATATTCTGAATTCTTTCTGTATATTCTCACTTGTATATTAAGTAATGTATATCGCAGAAACAGCCCCTCTAAGCATAAATagtggcacctcaacaaagctgtcTGGAATTACTTATATAACTTCTGACTTTCTTTGGGTAAATTACCATCTCTTATGAGGTGATGCTTCTGTTTCCACCCAACAAATAGAAGAGGTTATTCTTGTAAGAATGGtagcatttatcccttcttcctccaagacagcctcttcatccagtccatggttcaactgttcctgttctgaggccattcaggcaatggaacaggcatatcaggcttggaaaatctctccttcctctggctctcatTCAGCCTTTATCACTACACATGTTATCCATAAGGTGAAGCTTTCCTTTACTCAAAGGATGtccgataacctctcctcatcatccactgatagggctctctggtctttagctggagacatctctaacaacttctgttgctctacttttccttcaattTTCCGTTCTAATGGTACTGTAGATGTGTCAGccacagacaaagcaactctctttggttcatgttttcctctaactccactgtagatgactctaacattcctccacttcctcatgctcttcttactaatcctatacccCTCCCTGTATTCTCTTTACAGACTGTCTGAAAAACTGCTGTGGTGtccgaaatgagagggtcagggagaacggtttgataaacagagaagaggtactgcagtttctccctcaaatctgactcacttcccaggccctctctccaaaactcttgcattcacctccctaacccacccatccataaacaaattcaatcaaccaaggggacatcacgcCTGTACATCACCTCCACAATGTAAGGAATCCATTAGTACGACTTTGTCAAAATCTATCCACCAGGACATTGACGTCCATTCACTTTCTGGTGAATTATTCAATACATTCCTAATCTCATAATTTGCCACTATACTTGTTTAAAATCTATACTAGCATATGGTATGTGCAACTAGGATATGCTATATGCTTACAAGACTGGGTATGCTATGTACTGACAAACCTATGCTATGTGCTTTACACGTTACAGTATGCTATGCTACTTTAAACAAGCTATGATATGTGCTTACAAGGCATTGTCTGCTAAGCTACGCTAAATACTGCAAAGCTAAGCTAAACTAAATACTGCAAGTTAGATACTGCTAATCTAAATACTGCTAGGCTAAGCTACGCTGAATAAAGTTGTTTCTAGAGTTAAATACGTCGTTACGTTTATGTATGAGATAGCTGGGATAAGCTAGGCCAGATTAAGATGAAGGTATCTAGTAAAAGCTATGTAAAATTGTTTACCTAAGATGCATTTACCTTAGTTGTTCAGCCAGGGTGTACCAAGTCAAACTAGGTTATCTACCCTCGGTATACCGACGGTCGTTCTTACTACACTTTCATACTATTACAGTATCAAGAAAGTCATATGTCAATCTATGCCTAGAAGGGCCTCATGTTGAGACGGGTTCACCTCCCCGTTATATTACCTCAAAGATAATTTCCTCAACCATTCTACATCATCTCTATGCAACAACTTAGTCTTCACACCTCTGTACTTACTTGTGGAGGCCATTGTAGAATTATAGAAacatatttcaaagaaaaaaaggacagaaTAAGCAGTCGGCGGGAAGTCCCGTCTTGTATTTTGTAAACAAACAAATGAAGGTGATGATCGTTCACGTCCAACGGTAACTACtgtttaatgatatatattctgttaatatattatataaaaagggATTAAtgctgtatacatatacacatt contains:
- the Nup205 gene encoding nuclear pore complex protein Nup205, with translation MASTNKGMWASMVALAQAVQRAVETSATSGGTPEALEAGHDLELALQRHRSTFISLLRNPQKNANERSTLQRSVTELVTLPGHAAPTKLSEAFVKEAVIISDMFNMSETSAMSLLQSAEEESTLYPGVPRGLIAILFYYDSRVNLAHALKTLVQARQGISWVLLPDNEELSQSITRYLEPILNISLVDRILELITSMDITKEIELLQQNRALGDAKHRKMVLDKFLAVRSLLADTLFCWAAQTPLKKDECRRLLAHISKVKLTETGDGSLDPVNMALLMALLYSLEAGHLLTSEDMTEALTQFPITSDRTFVQEIHREVRSDQAWETPGLKAIVQLAWTVSLANLRQIAVATQLADIDAILEQEDSVLDDALKGKVFSFIQNSILSKKNTPLDTFYCQRLHAVLSDFIINVPERVKAMKNRADENSRLITANLRESLQPPTNLDQPFEELLTCLAALYQDGQCGELVEDYWCPSEILPTATLQYRGQGTRQMALFKFVRLPGDFLPPSLFVPYVNLLTSLATTPRSAHYVYNFLRMNSQPLSQGSNLAWEHFMTALTQYYNNLRSEEPGAMDTMYRARGTPRGITPQEVQGLSAVLQLLTMVAQKDELSRVALCDNADWAPLYVCTGLLTCAVPLMLKVELVNTLASFSRTPALAQRVWELVEGGGLIPIQEGVAGYQPRGLLVDIEEVESSREEFPLTRAVLKLLSTLVRAGIPPMLGAATRQPGFRPYLDMVRDRIFLRHDSRAYRDAGERWAVAHGCLELLHQLLTEQLQLTPALVDQRAGPPPGHSILLDLVQESQLQKQVLSVLHDGVQILEQYKDVSGQKDLHASLLLVLQLLLAAQEQQHLVLGTSTNPEVVLGVERLLMGINVHTGVSDHLLNVVRLVGHHQDLPNHAALACRLLACSAARPSSQTHLFSLLTASATTAITVRHSFVEVIDHAALDIPEHLDAADAALNLLLKYLPLPAPNVAHFLLGYTADGMTTLRSDLLDAGARGYPRTTLHAIIAALPSCPPNLNEVAYRLIYELCSDTNTSAPTLRYLRSSQDLLYRTVATMGLPQTDSRLRLLSQGWILRCVGLELRYHAVHQQRSQLARLIHLLVAGAELPQQEPLDVSQGWVGGISGGRGPLLTLLDAVDLSVEPPPPLQCEYFTRASELITSCENPSPEGPMVSLKMLHQQLTALLQEGGSGAPITQRDPLQAELELVMEHALTLNQTRALLFAHKHFLEGWRQVVEVVVAVTPPDLIETATHHTFLHTLTHDLTRRLLDDSALPSLTTQLVSTLLMLVTTLRTLHARPTHHHPQYVSMLDSGSSAVQAEFPSSLQLVLRGLVECVARFKHCSQGVRASMYAALLNYLQIRADPIDKTGEDVDSYHSLLLAPRETQEEQFHRENYEVVREELSQLVDVLAVEAGGGHHVCQVLALTCLSALAALEQRAAPLTSDSLLLSHLTDHGHLRRLLDALRTDDRQLISLLTTDDDDLRPLYVYEARMSLLARLALSPAGAQQLLQSRLTTRLSEMVALDYRPTQPLHSSGNEEFIPSAVQRYQTVLMAALRVYLAVLTSLGSDNYSATAHLLRFLAAHGEALASGLCVPGIPSLQALEEVALLSAAVAGAAPTGPITATDPSELESGAQATRLQQLLIALLPHILPQSRLAAALDTLPENEEGVNVKEMARTATLTTLAAVLNYATARLIHGGTAARDITLVFRASMDNGIPTGAVGRPLSLATLVECASQVSHHFIVARSARETATAHLQALEGNQPVEHLRQYVSSALADAASPAAVRRLAEEHLSQVVALHRRQEQLAVHCAESAAFLLWRHLEYFICHAPSAPGPAQDDLTGREVGVSRTLTPTEVENLRKQAWTSLQEVLPRLQKVHEEYSAATCHVAFLAAAITRIRRLLVP